In Bermanella sp. WJH001, the genomic stretch GTATGGTTTCGAATATGAAATCGAATGGAAACTCAGTGGCCACCCATTTTTAACCGACCGCGGCTCATTAGTGGATGCCGCCGTTGATGCCATTAAAGAAGTGACCAACATCGACACCGAACTTTCAACCTCAGGTGGCACCAGTGATGGTCGCTTCATCGCCCCAACCGGCGCACAAGTAGTTGAACTTGGTCCAATCAACGCCACCATTCACCAAGTGAACGAACACATCAGTGTGGCCGACCTAGATACCTTAAGCGCTATATATGAGCGTATTCTTGAAAAATTGCTTTTGGATTAACAATTAAGCCTTATGTTAACGTGCCCAGTTTGCCAAAACTTGCTTGAGCTGAATGAGCGTCAATTACGCTGTGAAAACAATCACAGCTATGACCAAGCCAAGCAAGGCTATTTTAATTTACTCCTCAACACCGCCAAAAGCTCAAAACAGCCTGGCGATAATGCTGCCATGGTGCAAGCACGCAGTGCCTTTTTAAATGGCGGCCATTATCAAAGTATTTCTGACACCATCAACCAACTCGCCATTGACCACTTATTGCAAAACACTGCAGACGTGAGTCAAATTTTAGATCTAGGTTGTGGTGAGGGTTATTACACCGAACGCCTTCACACCGCGTTAAGTGACCACCAAATTAACCATGCCTTTTATGGTTTAGACATTTCAAAAGATGCGGTAAAAGCTGCCTGCAAACGCAGTAAAAACATTAACTGGTTAGTGGCAAATGCCAATCATGCACCATTTCAAGAAAACAGCATGCACTTAATCATGAACGTGTTTAACCGTATCATGCCAACCGCACTTGCCAAGCTTTGCCATAAAGAAGGCCGTGTATTTATTGCCAGTGCCGGCGCTTATCACTTACAGCAGCTTAAACAAGCGATTTATACGACACCTAAATTTGTCGAGTTTGACGCCATAGCCGTCATGAGTGATGACTTTAAACACGAACATCGACAAACACTCGATTTCACCATGAGCTTGCCACAAGAAAGCACCAAACATCTTTTGGCCATGACACCGCACACATGGCGCTCAAGCCCAGAAATCCAACAAGGATTAAT encodes the following:
- a CDS encoding putative RNA methyltransferase, with the translated sequence MLTCPVCQNLLELNERQLRCENNHSYDQAKQGYFNLLLNTAKSSKQPGDNAAMVQARSAFLNGGHYQSISDTINQLAIDHLLQNTADVSQILDLGCGEGYYTERLHTALSDHQINHAFYGLDISKDAVKAACKRSKNINWLVANANHAPFQENSMHLIMNVFNRIMPTALAKLCHKEGRVFIASAGAYHLQQLKQAIYTTPKFVEFDAIAVMSDDFKHEHRQTLDFTMSLPQESTKHLLAMTPHTWRSSPEIQQGLMAQERLDLRVQINLDSFSLKPKAERTVRTNDEPVSEQSDT